CGCTAAAGCATGAGCTCGGACGAAACGGTGGAAGTGGTTATACCACTTGTGAAAACTATAACCAACCTGACCTTTCGGAACTTGTCGTACGCCGTGAATCAGAAGCACCTGCTGCGGAATATCTCCGGCACGCTCAAGTCTGGTAGACTGACGGGAATTCTAGGACCATCGGGGGCCGGTAAATCGACACTGTTGAACATACTCAGTGGTTTTAGGTAAGCATACTTGTCGCTGTACAACTGGCCACTGACGGAACATTGCTTATCATTTTAGAACACAGGGAGTTAGTGGAAAAATACTGATTAACAATGAGACGGTCGATTGCCAGAAGTATCGCCAACTAGTCGCCTACACCGAACAGGATGTACCCTTGCTGCAGAATCTCACCGTCCGTGAAACGCTCCACTACGTGGCGGATCTTAGGCTGTCTAAGAACGTTTCCTACATCCACAAGACGAAGATCGTTAACGACATTGTAGCGCTGTTAGGGCTCCAGAAGTGTTCCCACAGTCAAGCGAGAACACTGTCCGGAGGTGAACGGAAACGACTCTCGATCGGGCTGGAGCTGGTGTCGAACCCGAAGATTATGTTCTTCGATGAACCGACCAGCGGGCTGGATAGTGTCGCATCCTATCAGGTGATCTCGTACATGAGAGATCTGGCCAGGCAGGGTCGGTGTGTCGCCACCGTGGTACATCAGCCGAGTTCGGAGTTGCTCGAGCTGTTTGATGATGTGTACATCGTGGTGGACGGAAGGTGTATGTATCAGGGATCGTTAGACGATCTAATACCCACGCTAGAGGAGGTTGGATTCAGCTGTCCTCCGTATTACAATCGAGCCGATTTTGGTGCGTACCGGTTGGCGTGGCGGATGCGATTTGAAATGTTAATGAGATGCGCTTTTATCTTATTGCAGTGTTAAAAATAGCGTCTCAGAGAGCCGACGATCTGGACAGTGTGGAGAAGCTGATAGCACGAGCTGATACCGCCATCAACGGATACTTGGAAAACGGTAAGCAATTGGTGCGTCATGCGCGATAACAATCGATAATTAATGAATATGCGCTTACCTCTTCATATTTCCTTCAGATACCACCAACGTGCAGGAAGGTAGCAATCTGCTGACAGAGAGCAAAGCCACCTCCCAATATCCCATCGCCTGGTGGAGACAGTTTGTGGTTCTGGTTCGCCGAACAGCACTGTGCACGGTACGGAACATCACCCTCACGCGGTTCCGTCTGCTGGGCCATCTGCTGTTCGGGCTCGCGATCGGTAGCGTGTTCTACAACGTGGGAGATGACGGTGCCAAAGTGTTATCTAACGTGTCCTGCCTCATTCTCTTCCTCATGTTTATCGTGTTCGCCAACGCAATGACCGTGGTGCTGACGTGTAAGGGAAACTCGTCCAGACGGGCATGCAAATGCACCGCTGCCCGTAGACTGCATCGCAATGATTGATCCGTATTAATCAGGCCCCTCTGTTTGATTGCAGTCCCGCTCGAGATGGCCGTCTTTGTGCGGGAGCACAAGAGCAATTACTATCCGGTGTCGGCCTACTACTGCTCGAAGCTGATTGCCGACTTTCCGCTGATGCTGGCCGGTGTGAGCTGCTTCCAGCTGATCGTGTACTACCTGACCGGGCAGCCGAACGAAACGGAGCGTGTGGTGCTGTACTGGGTGATCTGCGTACTGTTTGGATGGTTGGCACAGATGTACGGCATGGTCGCCGGCAGTATGTTCCCGCTCGACGTCAGCCCGTTCGTCGTGCCGGCTTCGGTCATACCGGCGGTAATGTTTTCCGGGTTCTTCATACGCTACAACGAACTGCTCGCCGTGTTCAAACCGCTCACGTACGTCAGCTACTTTCGGTACGGGTTCGAAGGTTTGGCGCAGGCCACGTACGGTCTGA
This Anopheles marshallii chromosome 3, idAnoMarsDA_429_01, whole genome shotgun sequence DNA region includes the following protein-coding sequences:
- the LOC128715945 gene encoding ATP-binding cassette sub-family G member 4-like, which codes for MSSDETVEVVIPLVKTITNLTFRNLSYAVNQKHLLRNISGTLKSGRLTGILGPSGAGKSTLLNILSGFRTQGVSGKILINNETVDCQKYRQLVAYTEQDVPLLQNLTVRETLHYVADLRLSKNVSYIHKTKIVNDIVALLGLQKCSHSQARTLSGGERKRLSIGLELVSNPKIMFFDEPTSGLDSVASYQVISYMRDLARQGRCVATVVHQPSSELLELFDDVYIVVDGRCMYQGSLDDLIPTLEEVGFSCPPYYNRADFVLKIASQRADDLDSVEKLIARADTAINGYLENDTTNVQEGSNLLTESKATSQYPIAWWRQFVVLVRRTALCTVRNITLTRFRLLGHLLFGLAIGSVFYNVGDDGAKVLSNVSCLILFLMFIVFANAMTVVLTFPLEMAVFVREHKSNYYPVSAYYCSKLIADFPLMLAGVSCFQLIVYYLTGQPNETERVVLYWVICVLFGWLAQMYGMVAGSMFPLDVSPFVVPASVIPAVMFSGFFIRYNELLAVFKPLTYVSYFRYGFEGLAQATYGLNRTQLGCSEMFCYYRKTSKVMEMLQMEQDRYWYDVVGLSVWIAVLHILLYVSLKVRLRRNR